A genome region from Neptunomonas japonica JAMM 1380 includes the following:
- a CDS encoding EAL domain-containing protein, whose translation MRTPENNDLIAFANETVSADSISSHAHWRILIVDDEPEVHEATRFALKDQLILGRSLDITSVYTAEEARVCLKQSDQFACILLDVVMETPDAGLLLVGFIRDTLKEDTSRIILRTGQPGYAPEVDVIEKYDINDYKSKDELTRNHLITTITSSIRSFQQIKTIKANKTGLAMIIDGAPNLFRERAVGSFAQGVLLQLCSLLQIENNSFLCCHEDSNTQAIKVLAAFGSYSLLHGETINTDEHTALNKDIMHVLNTKQHLFSEHHVMLYMQSPHSDTLVVRVETKRLLTEIDLHLLELFSVSVSVGFDNARLFEKMEELAYIDTLTKLPNRTGLIYQLEKQIETQSGFTLLLADIDTFQTVNDGLGYQIGDLTLITMAQHLKALFGPTCLLGRVSADTFCIDIPCTDKKFIAEKLEELEASLEHSFSIQGYEIPLSLTIGIATFPQHGKNADTLLQNASIALKYAKKKHRAGYSEFGKEFEQELQQRLHMAAELRHCVERNELHLMYQAQICLKTKRILGAEALVRWTHKGQIIPPNDFISTAESSGYIVPMGYWILEEACRQQVEWKTELSYEITIAVNVSIRQLKDPQFLKRTDQILEKTGINPSSLEIEVTESMMMEDNNTLHSVLNDIRKRGIQVALDDFGTGYSSLSYLQQLPIDHLKIDQSFISKITKSSQDSAITALMISIGELLNLKVIAEGVETYEQQEELIKLGCSEAQGYFYSKPISKTEFIKLLTTMNQ comes from the coding sequence ATGCGGACTCCGGAAAATAACGACCTGATAGCATTTGCTAATGAAACAGTGTCAGCTGACTCTATTTCAAGCCACGCTCATTGGCGTATCCTCATTGTTGATGATGAACCCGAAGTTCACGAGGCGACACGTTTTGCGCTTAAGGACCAACTAATTCTAGGAAGATCACTTGATATCACCAGCGTATATACAGCCGAAGAAGCTAGAGTATGCTTAAAACAGAGCGACCAATTCGCCTGCATTTTGCTCGATGTTGTCATGGAAACACCAGATGCGGGGCTACTACTTGTCGGATTTATTCGCGACACGCTAAAAGAAGATACTTCACGAATCATACTTAGAACCGGGCAACCTGGTTACGCCCCTGAAGTCGATGTTATAGAAAAATACGATATTAATGATTACAAGTCGAAAGACGAATTAACACGTAACCACTTGATCACAACCATTACTTCATCTATCCGATCTTTCCAACAAATAAAGACCATTAAAGCCAATAAAACAGGCCTTGCAATGATCATTGATGGAGCGCCCAACCTTTTTCGTGAAAGGGCCGTTGGTTCATTTGCCCAAGGAGTATTGCTACAACTGTGTAGCTTGTTACAAATAGAAAACAACAGCTTTTTATGCTGCCATGAAGATAGCAACACGCAGGCCATTAAAGTGCTTGCTGCTTTCGGGAGTTACTCATTATTACATGGGGAAACAATCAATACAGATGAACACACAGCATTAAATAAAGACATTATGCATGTACTGAATACTAAGCAACACCTATTCAGTGAACACCATGTAATGCTATATATGCAATCACCTCACTCTGACACGCTCGTAGTACGTGTTGAAACTAAACGTTTATTGACAGAAATAGATTTACATTTACTCGAACTATTTTCTGTCAGTGTATCTGTTGGCTTTGATAACGCTCGTCTTTTTGAAAAAATGGAAGAATTAGCTTATATAGATACACTCACAAAACTACCTAACAGAACGGGCCTAATTTACCAACTAGAAAAACAGATTGAGACGCAGTCTGGTTTCACCCTACTGCTCGCTGATATAGATACATTTCAAACGGTAAACGATGGATTAGGTTACCAAATTGGTGATTTAACACTCATAACAATGGCTCAACATTTGAAAGCTCTATTTGGGCCGACATGTTTATTAGGTCGAGTATCAGCTGATACCTTTTGTATAGATATACCCTGCACAGATAAAAAATTCATAGCTGAAAAATTGGAAGAGCTAGAGGCCTCTCTTGAACATAGCTTTTCTATTCAAGGCTACGAAATCCCTTTAAGCCTGACTATTGGCATAGCAACCTTCCCACAACATGGAAAAAATGCAGACACGTTGTTACAAAATGCCAGCATTGCCCTTAAGTATGCGAAGAAAAAACACCGTGCTGGTTACTCAGAATTTGGAAAGGAATTCGAACAAGAACTACAGCAGCGCTTACATATGGCTGCCGAGCTTAGACACTGTGTAGAGCGTAACGAGCTACATCTAATGTACCAGGCTCAGATTTGTCTTAAAACAAAAAGAATACTGGGAGCAGAAGCGCTCGTTCGCTGGACTCACAAAGGCCAAATTATTCCTCCCAATGACTTTATTTCAACAGCTGAATCATCTGGATACATTGTGCCAATGGGTTACTGGATTCTTGAAGAAGCCTGTCGACAACAAGTAGAGTGGAAAACAGAATTAAGCTATGAAATTACTATCGCCGTGAATGTTTCTATACGGCAACTAAAAGATCCACAATTCTTAAAACGTACTGATCAAATTTTAGAAAAGACCGGTATCAACCCAAGTTCGTTGGAAATAGAAGTTACCGAGTCTATGATGATGGAAGATAACAATACTTTACACTCTGTACTTAACGACATCCGCAAACGTGGTATTCAAGTAGCGTTAGACGATTTCGGTACTGGCTACTCATCTCTTAGCTACCTACAACAATTACCTATTGACCACCTTAAAATTGATCAATCTTTTATCAGCAAAATAACAAAGAGTAGTCAAGATAGTGCCATTACCGCACTCATGATTAGCATTGGAGAGCTGCTCAACCTTAAAGTTATCGCCGAAGGGGTTGAGACCTATGAGCAACAAGAGGAGTTAATAAAACTAGGCTGTAGTGAAGCTCAAGGATACTTCTATTCCAAACCCATAAGTAAAACAGAATTTATAAAACTACTCACAACCATGAATCAATAG
- a CDS encoding aromatic amino acid transaminase — protein sequence MFEHLQALPADPILNLMVQYRRDNNPHKVDLGVGVYKDEQGHTGIMHAVTAAETHLLATETTKTYIGPAGAEGFNYHISRLLLGNDHSAIKDQRITVAQTPGGCGALRMAAEFTAKCSPDATVWVSDPTWANHIPLLKGAGLNITEYPYYDGETKGIRFDAMCSALETAKAGDLVLLHGCCHNPSGADLSKVQWDAIAELLIRKNLIPFVDIAYQGLGDGLAEDAYGVRLLADKAPEMLIASSCSKNFGLYRERTGSVMVIAPNQQQAAVTASNLFSIIRGHYSMPPAHGAAIVETILGNAELTKSWDDELTLMRTRILQLRHQLANEMVVTGCAQDFSFIPQQKGMFSFLGINKQQVGQLRDEYSIYMVDSSRINIAGLSAQNLSYVAQSLSSVLKG from the coding sequence ATGTTTGAACATCTGCAAGCGCTACCCGCAGATCCGATTTTAAACCTGATGGTCCAATACCGTCGGGATAACAACCCGCATAAAGTAGATCTAGGTGTAGGTGTCTATAAAGACGAGCAAGGCCATACAGGTATTATGCATGCCGTTACTGCCGCTGAAACGCACTTGTTAGCGACAGAGACCACCAAAACTTACATTGGCCCTGCCGGTGCAGAAGGTTTTAATTACCACATCAGCCGCTTACTACTGGGTAATGACCATAGTGCGATAAAAGACCAACGCATCACGGTGGCACAAACACCGGGGGGCTGTGGCGCACTGCGCATGGCCGCTGAATTCACAGCTAAATGCTCACCAGATGCAACCGTATGGGTCAGTGATCCAACATGGGCAAACCACATTCCTCTGCTAAAAGGTGCTGGATTAAACATCACCGAATATCCCTATTATGATGGTGAAACCAAAGGCATTCGGTTTGATGCCATGTGTAGTGCATTAGAAACAGCTAAAGCGGGTGACCTTGTCCTACTACACGGCTGCTGCCATAACCCAAGCGGTGCAGACCTTTCAAAGGTACAATGGGATGCTATTGCTGAGTTACTAATCCGCAAAAATCTGATTCCTTTTGTAGATATTGCATACCAGGGTTTAGGCGACGGCTTAGCTGAAGACGCTTACGGTGTTCGTTTACTAGCGGATAAAGCACCCGAAATGCTGATAGCAAGCTCTTGCTCAAAAAACTTTGGCCTGTACCGCGAACGCACCGGTTCAGTTATGGTCATTGCACCTAACCAGCAGCAAGCAGCCGTTACAGCCAGCAACCTCTTCAGTATCATCCGTGGTCACTACTCAATGCCTCCCGCACATGGCGCTGCTATTGTCGAAACTATATTAGGTAATGCAGAGCTAACAAAAAGCTGGGACGACGAGCTAACCCTAATGCGTACTCGAATTCTGCAACTTCGCCACCAACTGGCTAACGAAATGGTAGTAACAGGATGCGCTCAAGACTTTAGCTTTATACCGCAACAGAAAGGCATGTTTTCTTTCTTGGGTATAAACAAACAGCAAGTAGGCCAGCTACGCGACGAATACTCCATCTACATGGTGGACTCAAGCCGTATCAATATCGCAGGACTTTCGGCGCAAAACCTAAGCTATGTTGCACAGTCGTTAAGCAGTGTATTAAAAGGCTAA
- a CDS encoding GlxA family transcriptional regulator: MNSIDTLGPALKNKKLTRVGFLLLDNFTMIALSSAIETLRMANQLSGEELFSWQLISEDGCLVKASDGLSFTPDFSIQNAPTLDIVIVAGGVDITRSFTQKQVSWLRTLGRKNYTLGGICTGAYALAHAGLLDDHESSIHWECLASLQEHYPKVRCNNRLYSIDRNRMTSSGGTTPMDMFLNYIALQYGGKLSSAVSDMFICDRVRGEFDQQRVSLRQLHTNGQPMPKLVDIIELMEANLEEPIELDELASFVSVSRRQLERMFLKHLECSPSRYYLKLRLDRARQLLKQSSLSIVEISAACGFVSTPHFSRCYRKHIGISPRDERKGIWADTARSNVLREPLIDQESSIAAGIRSATALLHAQTEPSYGSVAI; encoded by the coding sequence ATGAATTCAATTGATACGCTTGGCCCTGCGCTCAAAAATAAAAAACTAACTCGAGTTGGCTTCTTACTGCTAGATAACTTTACTATGATTGCTTTATCGTCGGCGATCGAGACGCTAAGGATGGCTAATCAATTGTCGGGTGAGGAGCTTTTTAGTTGGCAATTAATCTCAGAAGATGGCTGTTTGGTGAAAGCCAGTGATGGGCTTTCGTTTACACCTGATTTTTCTATACAAAATGCTCCCACGTTAGATATTGTAATTGTAGCGGGTGGCGTTGATATTACCCGCAGCTTCACTCAGAAGCAGGTGAGTTGGCTGCGTACGTTGGGGCGTAAAAACTATACATTAGGTGGTATCTGTACAGGTGCTTATGCGCTCGCGCATGCCGGCTTGTTAGATGACCATGAGAGCAGCATTCATTGGGAGTGTTTGGCTTCTTTGCAAGAGCACTACCCTAAAGTTCGTTGTAATAACCGCTTGTATAGTATTGATAGAAATCGCATGACATCATCTGGGGGCACAACGCCTATGGATATGTTTTTGAACTATATTGCGCTTCAGTATGGCGGTAAGTTATCCAGTGCCGTATCGGATATGTTTATCTGTGATCGTGTGCGTGGTGAGTTTGATCAACAGCGCGTGTCATTACGCCAATTACATACTAATGGCCAGCCAATGCCAAAGTTAGTTGATATTATTGAGCTGATGGAAGCTAATCTTGAAGAGCCCATTGAGTTGGATGAGTTAGCAAGTTTTGTGTCGGTATCTCGCCGTCAGTTAGAAAGGATGTTTTTAAAGCATCTGGAGTGCTCGCCTTCACGTTACTATTTGAAACTGCGTTTAGATCGTGCAAGACAGTTACTAAAGCAGTCGAGCTTGTCTATAGTTGAGATTTCAGCCGCGTGTGGGTTTGTGTCCACGCCTCACTTTAGCCGCTGTTATCGCAAGCATATAGGTATTTCACCACGTGACGAGCGTAAAGGCATCTGGGCAGATACGGCGCGCTCTAATGTGTTACGTGAGCCTCTAATAGATCAAGAGAGCAGCATTGCCGCAGGCATCAGGTCGGCAACGGCGCTATTGCATGCGCAAACCGAGCCGAGTTACGGTTCGGTTGCTATTTGA
- a CDS encoding ATP-binding protein, with translation MRYKPNNSISYRFLLKILPAFFLVSLIFLAALSYFELNKAKKAHNQLVQEKTDNLARLLTEPVWQLSTKLSSNILKATMDDSDITCIKLEQDSDITPLIIEGECEDLSSEEIINFTSPIIYLDLRNTSRHLGTVHLYSESTTQWSSITKQLKALAALSLTLFFTLIIITSAAFRSTIITPLSRVSESLKSYRQTGQRKPVNWDSTDELGQLINNYNRNLIEQTKTEAALKESHLKTENALLSLKEAQTNLIQSEKMASLGSLVAGIAHEINTPLGNSLTVATTVSDITRNISKDIESGTLTKSALNNFIESINEASTILERNLGTAATQIRNFKNVAVDQTSEKRRKFDVKQVIEEIIYTLNPQIKHTPFEVKVSVPPNISLDSYPGPLGQIITNCFNNTLLHGFEGKSSGLIRIKADLVNEKYLSLVISDNGNGMSPTECEKAFDPFFTTKLGCGGSGLGLNLVYNLTTTILGGTVEIKSTIDMGVTLNFKFPISAPSAQKTQGHI, from the coding sequence ATGAGATATAAGCCTAATAACTCGATTAGCTATCGATTTCTATTAAAAATACTGCCCGCTTTCTTTTTAGTATCATTGATTTTTTTAGCTGCACTATCTTATTTTGAACTCAACAAGGCTAAAAAAGCCCACAACCAACTAGTTCAAGAAAAAACTGATAACTTGGCTCGCTTACTGACAGAGCCAGTATGGCAACTTTCTACTAAATTATCTTCAAATATTCTCAAAGCAACAATGGATGATTCTGATATTACTTGCATCAAACTTGAGCAAGATTCAGATATAACGCCATTAATAATAGAGGGAGAATGCGAGGATCTCTCTTCAGAAGAAATAATAAACTTTACCAGCCCCATTATTTATCTAGATTTGCGTAATACGAGTAGACATCTAGGAACGGTTCATCTTTATAGTGAGAGTACAACGCAATGGAGCAGCATAACAAAACAGCTAAAAGCATTAGCAGCGCTATCCCTTACACTCTTTTTCACACTAATTATTATCACCTCAGCCGCCTTTCGTAGCACGATCATTACACCATTATCACGTGTTTCCGAATCCTTGAAATCTTATCGCCAAACAGGCCAACGCAAACCCGTTAACTGGGATTCAACCGACGAACTTGGCCAACTAATCAACAATTACAACCGTAATCTAATCGAACAGACTAAAACCGAAGCAGCTCTAAAAGAATCCCACCTAAAAACAGAGAACGCTTTATTAAGCCTGAAAGAAGCACAAACTAACCTAATTCAATCGGAAAAAATGGCTTCACTAGGTAGCTTAGTTGCTGGCATAGCACATGAGATCAATACTCCACTAGGTAACAGCCTCACTGTTGCCACTACTGTTTCAGACATCACACGTAACATCAGCAAAGATATTGAATCAGGCACTCTAACAAAGAGCGCACTGAATAATTTTATCGAATCCATTAACGAAGCATCCACCATCTTAGAACGAAACTTAGGAACAGCAGCTACACAAATACGCAATTTTAAAAATGTAGCAGTTGATCAGACTAGCGAAAAACGTCGCAAATTTGATGTAAAGCAGGTTATCGAAGAGATTATCTACACACTAAATCCCCAAATTAAACACACTCCTTTTGAGGTAAAAGTATCAGTACCACCCAATATCAGTCTAGATAGTTACCCTGGGCCACTAGGGCAAATCATTACAAATTGTTTTAATAATACGTTATTGCATGGCTTCGAAGGAAAGAGTAGTGGATTAATCCGCATAAAAGCAGATCTTGTTAATGAGAAGTATTTATCACTTGTAATCTCCGATAATGGCAATGGAATGTCACCAACAGAGTGCGAGAAGGCCTTCGACCCATTTTTTACAACAAAGTTAGGATGTGGAGGTTCCGGCTTAGGGCTAAATCTAGTCTATAATCTAACAACAACCATTCTCGGTGGAACTGTTGAAATTAAAAGTACGATAGATATGGGTGTAACACTGAATTTTAAGTTTCCCATTAGCGCACCCAGTGCACAAAAAACTCAAGGCCATATATAG
- a CDS encoding Lrp/AsnC family transcriptional regulator produces the protein MDSFDRHILRILQQDGRISNQHLADEVGLSAAACWRRVKALEESKAIRKYVALVDADIVQQGLCVLVMVSLLRHSVIHTKAFEEAMAVCEEVLQCYAVAGNADFVLRVMVSDIKAYDQFLNDKVFPLEGISQVNSNFALREIKCGTALKV, from the coding sequence ATGGATTCTTTTGATCGACATATTTTGCGAATTCTTCAGCAAGACGGCCGAATCAGTAATCAGCATCTAGCGGACGAGGTTGGTTTGTCTGCTGCGGCGTGTTGGCGACGGGTCAAAGCTTTAGAAGAATCAAAAGCTATTCGTAAATATGTGGCGCTGGTAGATGCTGACATAGTGCAACAAGGCTTGTGTGTTTTAGTGATGGTGTCACTGTTACGCCACTCAGTTATTCACACAAAAGCGTTTGAGGAGGCGATGGCGGTTTGTGAAGAAGTACTGCAGTGCTATGCGGTTGCGGGCAATGCGGATTTTGTATTGCGTGTGATGGTTTCGGATATAAAAGCATACGATCAATTTTTAAACGATAAAGTCTTTCCCTTGGAAGGAATCTCTCAAGTAAATTCAAACTTTGCATTACGTGAAATCAAGTGTGGAACTGCGCTAAAAGTGTGA
- a CDS encoding indolepyruvate ferredoxin oxidoreductase family protein, which yields MSGYRGSPLGGYDQALWSAKPLLKQHNVEFIPAINEDLAATLVLGTQQVETDPDKNVDGVFSIWYGKGPGVDRAGDALKHGNTYGSSPHGGVLVIAGDDHGCVSSSMPHQSDVAFMAWFMPTINPASIAEYEEFGLWGYALSRFSGMWVGFKAISETVESACSVELKALPTFKTPNDFTPPDQGLHYRWPDLPGPQLETRIEHKLAAVQAFARANPIDKKIITSANPKLGIVSTGKAHLDLMEALELLGLPEQTLSDLGIEILKVGLVWPLEKNGMLDFIHGKQEILVIEEKRGIIESQIKEAMSEPDRPGEVLITGKQDENGQPLIPYVGELSPSLLASFLSARLERLFGFTFTDELEQIKESGVTVKDPGGVRRMPYFCSGCPHNRSTKVPEGSKALAGIGCHFMASWMGRDTESLIQMGGEGVNWASKSRFTGNGHIFQNLGEGTYFHSGSMAIRQSIAADSNITYKILFNDAVAMTGGQPVDGQITVPAIAQQVHSEGAKRVVVLSDEPEKYQGHESQFPKATSFFHRDELDAVQRELREIKGVTILIYDQTCAAEKRRRRKRGQFPDPAKRVLINHHVCESCGDCSVQSNCLSIVPRVTKMGVKRQIDQSSCNKDFSCVNGFCPSFVTIEGGQLRKPKGLSANAVTEQLSKISSPLIPPLSGTYDLLVSGVGGTGVVTVGALITMAAHLEGKGSSVLDFMGFAQKGGAVLSYVRVAPSPENIHQVRTDHGRADALIACDIVVASSAKALDVLRHNHTKAVVNLAEMATADHVLYRDADIESSKRVNLLADAVGDSQFSTLDANTLALHLLGDTVFSNVMMLGYAWQKGLIPISQTALIRAIELNAVAVEKNKTAFNWGRLAATMPEYVTQAANPQPSQATETLDQKIQRLTNTLVSYQNKALADEYLQHVNCIRQLDNQLHQQQGADNNEQLTDIVTTQLYRLMATKDEYEVARLYTNTDFLKEVADTFEGDYKINFNFAPPILGGKVANGRPVKRQFGPWMLKSLRMLAKMRGIRHTMLDPFRFSADRKLDRQLLASYKQVITMLQSGTTQHNYDTALQLANLPKEVRGYGPVREAAAEKAEKQLKALMAQYQQAPKGAGE from the coding sequence ATCAGTGGCTATAGAGGTTCACCTTTAGGTGGTTATGATCAGGCGTTATGGTCTGCTAAACCATTATTGAAGCAACACAACGTTGAGTTCATTCCTGCTATCAATGAAGACCTAGCAGCGACGCTTGTGCTTGGTACCCAACAAGTTGAGACAGACCCAGACAAAAACGTTGATGGCGTGTTTTCCATTTGGTACGGGAAAGGTCCCGGTGTTGATAGAGCGGGCGATGCGTTAAAGCACGGCAATACCTATGGAAGCTCCCCTCATGGTGGCGTTTTAGTCATTGCTGGTGATGACCACGGTTGTGTTTCATCTTCTATGCCACATCAGTCCGACGTTGCTTTTATGGCGTGGTTTATGCCAACTATTAACCCAGCGAGCATTGCTGAATATGAAGAGTTTGGCCTTTGGGGATACGCACTGTCTCGTTTTTCAGGCATGTGGGTGGGCTTTAAAGCGATCTCAGAAACCGTAGAAAGCGCTTGTAGTGTTGAGTTAAAAGCACTCCCTACATTTAAAACCCCAAACGATTTCACACCACCCGACCAAGGCTTACATTATCGTTGGCCTGACCTTCCCGGACCACAACTAGAAACACGCATTGAGCACAAACTTGCAGCCGTTCAAGCCTTTGCCAGAGCGAACCCTATTGATAAAAAAATCATTACATCTGCCAATCCCAAACTAGGTATTGTTAGTACCGGCAAGGCACACCTAGACTTAATGGAAGCGCTTGAGCTACTCGGTCTACCTGAACAAACACTGTCTGATTTAGGCATTGAAATTCTCAAAGTTGGGCTCGTCTGGCCACTCGAAAAAAATGGCATGCTGGACTTTATTCATGGCAAGCAAGAGATCCTTGTTATAGAAGAAAAACGCGGCATTATTGAAAGCCAAATTAAAGAAGCGATGTCTGAACCCGACCGCCCAGGGGAAGTATTAATTACCGGCAAGCAAGATGAAAACGGCCAGCCGTTGATTCCTTACGTGGGTGAACTTAGCCCCTCTTTACTCGCCTCTTTTCTATCAGCACGTCTAGAGCGCTTGTTTGGCTTTACTTTTACCGATGAACTTGAGCAGATTAAAGAATCCGGTGTCACCGTAAAAGACCCAGGTGGTGTACGCCGCATGCCCTACTTCTGCTCGGGATGCCCACACAACCGCTCAACCAAAGTCCCTGAAGGCAGCAAAGCACTCGCCGGTATTGGTTGTCACTTTATGGCGTCGTGGATGGGACGTGATACAGAGTCTCTCATCCAAATGGGTGGCGAAGGTGTTAACTGGGCCAGTAAATCACGCTTTACCGGTAATGGTCATATTTTCCAGAACCTAGGAGAAGGCACTTACTTCCACTCAGGCTCTATGGCCATTCGCCAGTCGATTGCTGCTGACTCCAATATCACCTACAAGATTCTATTTAATGATGCGGTTGCCATGACAGGCGGGCAGCCAGTCGATGGGCAAATCACTGTTCCAGCCATTGCACAACAAGTGCATTCTGAAGGCGCTAAACGTGTTGTCGTACTCAGCGATGAGCCTGAAAAATATCAGGGCCACGAAAGCCAATTTCCAAAAGCAACAAGCTTTTTTCACCGTGATGAGCTTGATGCCGTTCAGCGTGAGTTACGCGAGATAAAAGGCGTGACCATTCTTATTTATGACCAAACCTGTGCTGCCGAAAAGCGACGTCGCCGTAAACGTGGCCAGTTCCCTGACCCGGCTAAACGCGTCCTGATTAATCACCATGTCTGTGAAAGCTGTGGCGACTGCTCTGTGCAATCAAACTGTTTATCTATCGTGCCTCGTGTCACAAAGATGGGGGTTAAACGCCAGATAGACCAATCTTCATGTAATAAAGACTTCAGCTGCGTCAATGGATTTTGCCCAAGCTTTGTCACTATCGAAGGTGGCCAGCTACGTAAACCAAAGGGGCTCAGTGCTAACGCTGTCACTGAGCAACTCAGCAAAATATCGAGTCCACTCATACCACCACTGAGTGGAACCTATGATTTACTCGTCAGTGGTGTAGGCGGTACCGGTGTTGTGACCGTAGGTGCGTTAATAACAATGGCAGCACATCTGGAAGGCAAAGGCTCAAGCGTACTCGACTTCATGGGATTCGCTCAAAAAGGAGGCGCAGTACTCAGCTATGTGCGCGTTGCACCTTCACCTGAGAATATTCATCAAGTACGAACTGACCACGGCCGTGCAGATGCACTTATCGCATGTGACATCGTGGTAGCGTCCTCGGCTAAAGCACTGGATGTATTACGCCACAACCATACCAAAGCGGTTGTTAACCTTGCAGAAATGGCGACTGCGGATCACGTGCTTTATCGTGATGCCGATATTGAAAGTAGTAAACGGGTAAACCTGCTTGCAGATGCCGTAGGCGATAGCCAATTTTCCACATTGGATGCAAATACCCTCGCGCTGCATTTATTAGGCGATACGGTGTTTTCAAATGTAATGATGTTGGGTTACGCATGGCAGAAAGGCCTTATCCCTATCTCTCAAACAGCACTTATTCGCGCCATTGAACTCAATGCCGTGGCTGTTGAGAAAAACAAAACAGCCTTCAACTGGGGGCGTTTAGCCGCAACAATGCCAGAATACGTAACGCAAGCGGCAAACCCACAACCCAGCCAAGCTACTGAAACCCTTGACCAGAAAATCCAACGCTTAACAAACACGCTTGTAAGCTACCAAAACAAAGCGCTCGCGGATGAGTACTTACAACACGTCAACTGTATTCGCCAGCTCGACAACCAACTTCACCAACAACAAGGCGCCGATAACAACGAACAGCTTACTGATATTGTCACCACACAGCTGTACCGCTTAATGGCAACCAAAGACGAATATGAAGTTGCTCGTTTATATACCAATACTGATTTTCTTAAAGAAGTGGCTGATACGTTTGAAGGTGACTATAAAATCAATTTCAACTTCGCTCCACCCATTTTAGGGGGTAAAGTTGCCAATGGGCGACCTGTTAAGCGTCAATTTGGCCCCTGGATGTTGAAATCCTTACGAATGCTCGCCAAAATGCGCGGCATACGCCACACAATGCTCGACCCTTTTCGCTTTTCTGCTGACCGAAAACTGGACAGACAGCTGTTAGCCAGCTACAAACAAGTGATAACAATGCTACAAAGCGGTACGACACAGCACAATTACGATACCGCGTTACAGCTTGCCAACCTTCCAAAAGAGGTTCGCGGATATGGGCCGGTTCGGGAAGCAGCTGCCGAAAAAGCTGAAAAGCAGCTTAAAGCATTGATGGCACAGTACCAACAAGCCCCAAAAGGCGCAGGAGAATAG
- a CDS encoding lytic transglycosylase domain-containing protein, which yields MNKQITRVVLMTCLMLPAHAVMAAEGIRKIVRADGVIEYTNISSGQSRGVGSISKSRSRKKNTYESIYKYRESNGVLTFSDKKPKRGTQFATLKFACFACNPSSSVNWHNTPLNLTSYTADVTQSAKKHAVDPALVRAVMHAESSFNSRAVSSQGAQGLMQLMPATAKELGVSNSLDAAQNIQGGVKYLGALLAMYQGDISRATAAYNAGPGAVRKYNGIPPYAETQAYVKRVGILHKRYQQAIP from the coding sequence TTGAATAAGCAGATTACTCGCGTAGTGTTAATGACATGCTTAATGCTACCGGCTCATGCAGTGATGGCGGCAGAAGGCATACGTAAAATTGTGCGCGCTGATGGTGTTATTGAATACACTAATATATCTAGTGGGCAGTCGAGAGGTGTGGGGAGTATAAGCAAGAGTCGCTCGCGTAAAAAGAATACTTATGAATCTATATATAAGTATCGTGAGTCGAATGGTGTTCTGACATTTTCTGATAAAAAGCCTAAAAGGGGAACGCAGTTTGCGACGCTTAAGTTTGCATGCTTTGCTTGTAACCCAAGCTCCAGTGTTAATTGGCACAACACACCATTGAATCTTACTTCGTATACTGCTGATGTTACTCAAAGCGCAAAAAAACATGCTGTTGATCCTGCGTTAGTGCGTGCGGTTATGCATGCAGAGTCCTCTTTTAATTCTCGGGCAGTTTCAAGTCAAGGTGCCCAGGGACTAATGCAATTGATGCCTGCTACCGCTAAGGAGTTGGGTGTAAGTAACTCTTTGGATGCAGCGCAGAATATTCAAGGGGGCGTTAAGTACTTAGGAGCATTGCTTGCTATGTACCAAGGAGATATTTCTCGTGCTACAGCAGCTTACAATGCAGGGCCTGGAGCGGTTAGAAAATACAATGGCATCCCACCTTATGCCGAAACACAAGCCTATGTTAAGCGCGTCGGTATTTTGCATAAGCGTTATCAGCAAGCCATTCCATAA